Within the Serratia sp. UGAL515B_01 genome, the region ATGCATGGCTGAGAGAATATATGCCTCGTTTCAGATCTTTGCTTTACTTTTGTTATTATGTATTTCTTTTTATTAATTAAGGTTAATATTTTATTTATAGAGCCTTCGTCATAATAGTCCCTGAATTCATCTAATAAGAGATAGTTTATTTTTAAATCGCAATTTAAGTAGTGATTCCCTATTTTTTCTTTAAATAAGCCCTGTAGATCAGCAAGGAAGTCATTTCTAAGTTTATTTACATTGGTTAAAATTTCCATTGTGTTACAGAATAATTCATCAGTAGTTTCCATAAGTGCCATACTTCTTGCTATTTGTCTTTCGGCTGCTTTTGGAACCTCTCCTACTGGCTTGTAAACACTATCGTGAACTAACTCAGCATAGGCATGTTGCAATAAAGTTCTTATTTGAACTTCACAGCAAATATTTTTGTTTATTTTAATCTCATCGTAAATTAAATCACTAATAGGTCGAACTTCATAATGTTTTGATTGATAATCAAAGAGTTTGGGATTTTTATCTATTTCAGAAAGATAATCTTTTGATATTGATGCTTTCCATTCTAAAGATGATTCAATCATTGAGCTAACGTCTTCAATATGGCTAGAAAGCAATACGACAAATCTAACCCCAACAAGATCAGTCATTTGGTTAACCGGATCTTCATAACCCTTCCTGCTTACCTTCCCAAGCGCAGAGGAAACTGTTTTGACTCTAGGGGTTGCGAGAACCTTCAAAAACATAAGAGCTTCATCTTTACCTAGTTTTTGAGAGATTTTTTCATTGATTTTTGAGCTTATAAAGGTACCCCAAGCAGCAAAAGCTGCTTGGTTTTCAATTAAATACCTTTCAAACTCATCTTGTTCCATCATTCTTGGCTCTTCAGTTTGCCTTTAATTTTCAATATAGTAAAATTATTATCGTCTGATTCTTCAAATTGGACAAGGTCTTTCATTTTATCCGGTGGTACAGAGACCCACACGTCACTGCTGAATACTAATTTATTTCTTCTCTTCAACTTTGCTTGTATATATTCAATATCTTTGGAGATAGAATGTTGAGGGAAATCTTTCAATTTCATGAAATCCAAGTACTTATCTTTAAGGTCCTCCGGTAAATGCTCTTTTGAAAAATCTGATGTACTTATTATTGCTTTCTTGGAACGTAACTCACTCCTTAACGCTTCATGCAACTCTAATTTTGAGTCATCATCTAATAAAGCCGTATTGATGAATTTCTTAGTGTTTTCAAAAAAATCCTGCGTTAATTTTTTTGATGATTTCTCAATGCTCATGCCAAGGAATGTCGAGTGAAAATACCCTGCGGCTTTACTGCTTTCAGTTGATGACATTAAATGATCAAATAAGAATGCTCTATGGTTTTCTACCAACGGACCTGTATTGCTTGATACGACTTGAGCGAGGAAGCCAATTTTATAAAACCGTTGTGAGGGTGTTAGTAAAAGTTCTGCAATGTATTCTATTGTTATTTGCTCGTTGGTTTCATTTGTTCTGAATCCATTCTGCGTTTCTGCTTTAATTGCGGCGATGAAAGGTAACGCGTCATCTCCAACTCTACCACTAATAACAGCCAGCAAACCACCTGGAGCATTCGTACTAAACTGACTAAAGGTAAGTTTATTAGCCAAGCGCTGCGTAACTGAAATGAATGTTTGCTCATCCGAATGAAGTATTGATGAAGCCAATGAAAAGAAGCTCTCAGCATCACTGTCACGAATGGACATTTCTAAACCATGTGACTTGTTGGCCAATGCTTCAGTAA harbors:
- a CDS encoding RelA/SpoT domain-containing protein, encoding MMEQDEFERYLIENQAAFAAWGTFISSKINEKISQKLGKDEALMFLKVLATPRVKTVSSALGKVSRKGYEDPVNQMTDLVGVRFVVLLSSHIEDVSSMIESSLEWKASISKDYLSEIDKNPKLFDYQSKHYEVRPISDLIYDEIKINKNICCEVQIRTLLQHAYAELVHDSVYKPVGEVPKAAERQIARSMALMETTDELFCNTMEILTNVNKLRNDFLADLQGLFKEKIGNHYLNCDLKINYLLLDEFRDYYDEGSINKILTLINKKKYIITKVKQRSETRHIFSQPCILFLYWLSTTINTDTIKSRWPLPGSFDDLEIILSDTGNSTAH
- a CDS encoding nucleoid-associated protein, producing the protein MSISAFSFEGLMIERVIAHKILPKTADKQMTPAKLSNKIIHFKQDAMDTLQLRITEALANKSHGLEMSIRDSDAESFFSLASSILHSDEQTFISVTQRLANKLTFSQFSTNAPGGLLAVISGRVGDDALPFIAAIKAETQNGFRTNETNEQITIEYIAELLLTPSQRFYKIGFLAQVVSSNTGPLVENHRAFLFDHLMSSTESSKAAGYFHSTFLGMSIEKSSKKLTQDFFENTKKFINTALLDDDSKLELHEALRSELRSKKAIISTSDFSKEHLPEDLKDKYLDFMKLKDFPQHSISKDIEYIQAKLKRRNKLVFSSDVWVSVPPDKMKDLVQFEESDDNNFTILKIKGKLKSQE